One Verrucomicrobiota bacterium genomic window, GGTCACGAAATGGCCTCCGACGCGCGCCGAGACCGCCAGCGATCTCTCCAGGTTGACCGCGCTCCCGACGCGCGCAAATGGCAGATTCGTCCGCTGCCACGTCTCGCGCAGCAAATCAAAACTCAGAATCGTCCGCTTGGATCGCGCGGCGCGTTTGATGACGGTCAGGCAACAGCCATTCACAGCCACGCTGTCGCCCACTTTTACGCCGCACCCGCACAGGCGCGCATGCACGGCCAGCGCGATCGATTTGCCGGAGGCTTTGATGGACTCCACGCATCCCGCTTCCTCAACGATCCCGGTGAACATGGCCGTTACTCAATCCTCACTCGACCCGCGCGGTCAACACCAGATCGGGTCCGAGCCGGCGCCACTCGACGTCGCGCAGCTTCAGAATCTCCGCCCAGGAGCGCGCTCCGCTGCCGGCGACCGCTTTCCTGGCATCGGCTCCACCGAGGATTTTCGGCGCGTAGAAGAAGACGACGCGGTGAGCCAGGCGCTCTGCGAGGAAGGCTGCATTAACCTCGCCGCCCCCCTCAACGAGCAAGCTTGTGACGTCCTCGCTCCCGAGCTTGCGCAGCACCCACCGCAAATCCACTCGCCCGGTACGCGCGGGTGCGACCCAAACCTTGACTCGGTTGGCCAAGCGCTCCACGCGCCGTTCAGGCGCGGTCTTCGCCACAACAATCGTGGTCGCGCTCGCAAAATCATCGCAAACGACTTGGGCGGTGACCGGAGTGCGCGCTCTGGAGTCGAGAATAATTCTGCGCAAGATCTTTTTAGGCGGCGCTCCACCACGAATGGTGAGGCTAGGATCGTCCGCGAGCACGGTGTTTATTCCAACCAGGATCGCATCCGCGCCGCGGCGCAATCGCATTGCCCAATCGCGCGCCTTCTTGCTGGTGATCCATTTGGACTGGCCGCTCGCCGTTGCGATTTTGCCATCGAGTGTCATGCCGGCTTTCACCGTGACGAACGGAGTTCGGCGAACCATCCAGCGGTTGAAGGCCTCGTTGAGGCGTTCCGCTTCCGAGGCCAGCAGGCCATGCTCCACTCGAATCCCGGCCTTTCGGAGCAATCGATAGCCTCTGCCGGCGTGGCGAGGATTGGGATCCGTGGCGGCGGCGATGACGCGTTTGATGCCCGCGCGTTGGAGCGCGTCAGTACAAGGAGGAGTGCGTCCGTGCGTCGAGCACGGTTCCAGCGTGACGTAAAGCGTCGCTCCCTTCGGGCTGCGATCGTGGGATTCTGCGTCGTGAATCGCCTCGATTTCCGCATGAGGTCCGCCTGCTTGCCGATGCCAGCCTCGGCCGATGATGCGGCCATGCTTCACCAGCACGGCGCCGACCAAGGGATTCGGAGAAGTGGCGCCATAAGCCCGGCGAGCCAGCCGCAGGGCTACGCGCATGAACTCAAGATCGTGCGCTGAAACCGTTCGCTTTTCCGGGACGCTCATGCAATACCCTTTGTCAAAGCACGATGGTTATTCGTCAAAGTTTGGTCACGGTTCATGGAGAGCTCCCTTGGCCAAGAAGCCATGCCCACGGCCCATGAACCGCAAACTGCGCGGACCGCAGCCTTTAGGCTGCTTCCGCGCACACTCCTGAGTCGAACGTTGAAGCGGCCTAAAGGCCACGGTCCGCCACGGTCCGAAGAGACGATTCATGGGAAGCTTTCTTGGCCTCAGGGCCATGCATATGACCCTTGAGCCGAAAACCGTGCGGACCGCAGCCTTCAGGCTGCTTCCGCGCACTCTCCGGAGTCCAGCGCTGAAGCGGCCTAAAGGCGACGGTCCGGAGGAACGGTTCATGGGAACAGCGAAACCGAATCACAAGTCTGGCGCGCAGACCCGCGTTCACGCCGGATCCAGTTCCCTTTCCGAGAACAACGCGGCGGCGAACTCTTTCGCGTCGAAGGGTTGCAGGTCATCAGGTTGTTCTCCGACGCCGATGAACTTGATCGGGAGGCGCAGTTCTTTGTGGATCGCCACGACCATCCCGGCTTTGCTTGTCCCGTCGAGTTTGGTGATCGCCAGTCCGGTCAGCGGAACCGCCTTATTGAACTCGCGCGCCTGGTTCAGGGCGTTCATCCCGGTCGTGGCATCGAGCACCAGGAGCGTCTCGTGAGGGGCGTGGGGAAGTTTCTTGCCCAGGACTCGATGCAGCTTTTGCAGTTCCTGCATCAGATTGTGCTTCGTGTGAAGTCGGCCGGCGGTGTCCACGAAAAGATAATTCACACTGCGGGAAATGGCGGCCGTGATGGCGTCGTGCGCGACGGCGGAGGGATCGGCGCCATAGGCGCCCGCGACCACAGGCACTTGAAGGCGGTTCCCCCAGAGTTTGAGCTGTTCGATCGCGGCGGCGCGGAAGGTGTCGCAAGCCGCGAGCATGGCGGTTTCGCCGCGCGTTTGGATCCAGTGAGCGAGTTTGGCGGCCGTGGTCGTTTTGCCGGTCCCATTGACCCCGACGATGGAAATGACGGTCGGGCCCGAAAGCTCTTTCTTCAAACTGGCCGGGCTGGCGCCAAAGCTCTC contains:
- a CDS encoding riboflavin synthase; translation: MFTGIVEEAGCVESIKASGKSIALAVHARLCGCGVKVGDSVAVNGCCLTVIKRAARSKRTILSFDLLRETWQRTNLPFARVGSAVNLERSLAVSARVGGHFVTGHIDAIGQITRWERKGADWLLEVAAPADVMRYVVFKGSIAVDGISLTVAAVRKRSFQIWIIPHTYDVTALRERRVGDAVNLEPDILAKYAAKFLGKD
- the ribD gene encoding bifunctional diaminohydroxyphosphoribosylaminopyrimidine deaminase/5-amino-6-(5-phosphoribosylamino)uracil reductase RibD, coding for MRVALRLARRAYGATSPNPLVGAVLVKHGRIIGRGWHRQAGGPHAEIEAIHDAESHDRSPKGATLYVTLEPCSTHGRTPPCTDALQRAGIKRVIAAATDPNPRHAGRGYRLLRKAGIRVEHGLLASEAERLNEAFNRWMVRRTPFVTVKAGMTLDGKIATASGQSKWITSKKARDWAMRLRRGADAILVGINTVLADDPSLTIRGGAPPKKILRRIILDSRARTPVTAQVVCDDFASATTIVVAKTAPERRVERLANRVKVWVAPARTGRVDLRWVLRKLGSEDVTSLLVEGGGEVNAAFLAERLAHRVVFFYAPKILGGADARKAVAGSGARSWAEILKLRDVEWRRLGPDLVLTARVE
- the ftsY gene encoding signal recognition particle-docking protein FtsY, which encodes MGFFDRLRAGLQKTHHKLVHEIKRIVTRSPKLTAATMEELEHALIGADLGLAMTHEIVVAVRKAYETQGGAGLDVIEIASRIVSESFGASPASLKKELSGPTVISIVGVNGTGKTTTAAKLAHWIQTRGETAMLAACDTFRAAAIEQLKLWGNRLQVPVVAGAYGADPSAVAHDAITAAISRSVNYLFVDTAGRLHTKHNLMQELQKLHRVLGKKLPHAPHETLLVLDATTGMNALNQAREFNKAVPLTGLAITKLDGTSKAGMVVAIHKELRLPIKFIGVGEQPDDLQPFDAKEFAAALFSERELDPA